A single window of Gossypium arboreum isolate Shixiya-1 chromosome 13, ASM2569848v2, whole genome shotgun sequence DNA harbors:
- the LOC108462234 gene encoding LOW QUALITY PROTEIN: pollen-specific leucine-rich repeat extensin-like protein 3 (The sequence of the model RefSeq protein was modified relative to this genomic sequence to represent the inferred CDS: inserted 2 bases in 2 codons; deleted 2 bases in 1 codon) codes for MASRLSFQAFGCFHLFFWIFFRSFTPTFTVEASSIADRQLLSLPKNGKLPDGYEYMVKTKETFENERLRRAFIALQAWKKAMYSDPMNITSNWFGPNVCGYKGVYCAQAIDDPKLKVVAGIDLNHADIAGYLPVELGLMTDVALIHLNSNRFCGIVPESLSELTLMHEFDVSNNWFVGDFPKVVLSWRSVKYIDLRFNNFEGCLPPELFEKDLDALFLNDNRFTCNIPETIGKSTVSVVTFANNKFEGCIPRSIGKMSNLDEIIFSNNNLGGCFPQEIGLLRNVTILDVSKNSFVGSLPTNFSGFEKVDVLDISGNKLTGSVPEDICKLPSLSSFKFSYNYFSEEHMACIKPERKNIVVEDAGNCVAGRMKQKTDKECKQVVSNPVDCSKDKCTGGSPPKQNTPTPHRVSPTVPTKPPPVPDKIELSPKVPIRPPKPPPAPVQSLPPPVPSLPPHIQSPPPPPMHSPPPPVHSPPPPSVPSPPPPVKSPPPPVPSPPPPVSSPPPPVKSPPPPVPSPPPPVPSPPPPVKSPPPPVPSPPPPVPSPHPKKIPTSPVPSPPPPVPSPPPPVKSPPPPVPSPPPPDPSPSPPVKSLPPPVPSPPPPVPSPPPPVRSPPQPVPSPPLPVHSPPPPVHSPPHTXPSPPPPILSPPHTQAPPPPVLSPPPPRRSPXPPIHSPPPPVHSPPPPVYSPPPPVKSPPPPVKSLPPPTLSPPPVLSKPPPTKDIVLPPNLGFQYQSPPPPMFPGY; via the exons CTTCAATCGCTGATCGTCAGCTGTTGTCACTCCCCAAAAATGGTAAACTCCCCGACGGGTATGAATATATGGTGAAAACAAAAGAGACATTTGAGAATGAAAGGCTTAGGAGGGCTTTTATCGCTCTTCAAGCATGGAAGAAGGCTATGTACTCTGACCCGATGAACATCACGAGCAACTGGTTCGGGCCCAACGTGTGTGGTTACAAAGGTGTGTATTGTGCTCAGGCAATCGATGATCCCAAATTGAAAGTTGTGGCTGGTATTGATCTTAATCATGCTGACATCGCCGGTTACCTTCCAGTGGAATTGGGGTTGATGACCGATGTTGCATTGATCCATTTAAACTCCAACAGGTTTTGTGGGATCGTCCCTGAGAGCTTATCTGAGCTTACACTTATGCATGAATTTGATGTTAGCAACAATTGGTTCGTGGGGGATTTCCCCAAAGTTGTACTGTCATGGCGGAGCGTCAAGTATATTGATCTCCGATTCAATAATTTTGAAGGTTGTTTACCACCTGAGCTCTTCGAAAAGGATCTAGATGCATTGTTTTTGAACGATAATCGCTTCACTTGCAACATTCCTGAAACAATCGGCAAATCGACTGTCTCCGTTGTGACATTCGCTAACAACAAGTTCGAAGGATGTATACCACGTAGCATTGGCAAGATGTCGAACTTGGACGAGATCATTTTCTCAAACAATAACCTCGGTGGTTGTTTCCCTCAAGAAATTGGATTGCTTCGCAATGTTACTATTCTTGATGTTAGCAAGAACTCGTTCGTAGGTAGCTTGCCGACAAACTTTTCGGGCTTCGAGAAGGTTGATGTTTTGGATATTTCTGGGAACAAGTTGACGGGGAGTGTTCCAGAGGATATTTGCAAGTTACCGAGCTTGTCTAGTTTCAAGTTTTCTTACAACTACTTCAGTGAGGAGCATATGGCTTGTATAAAGCCTGAAAGGAAGAACATTGTGGTGGAAGATGCTGGTAATTGTGTGGCTGGTCGGATGAAGCAGAAGACAGATAAAGAGTGCAAACAAGTGGTGAGTAACCCGGTTGATTGTAGCAAGGACAAATGTACTGGAGGGTCTCCACCTAAGCAAAACACACCTACGCCACATCGTGTATCTCCAACTGTTCCTACCAAGCCACCACCAGTACCTGATAAAATTGAACTATCTCCAAAGGTTCCTATTCGCCCACCAAAACCACCTCCAGCACCGGTTCAATCTCTACCTCCACCAGTCCCTTCTTTACCACCACACATCCAatctccaccaccaccaccaatGCACTCACCACCACCGCCCGTCCATTCACCACCACCACCATCGGTTCCTTCACCCCCACCACCAGTAAAATCCCCACCCCCACCGGTACCCTCACCACCACCACCAGTTTCTTCACCCCCACCGCCAGTAAAATCTCCACCTCCACCGGTGCCCTCACCACCACCACCAGTTCCTTCACCCCCACCCCCAGTAAAATCCCCACCTCCACCGGTGCCCTCACCACCACCACCAGTTCCTTCACCCCACCCCAAGAAAATCCCCACCTCTCCGGTGCCCTCACCACCACCACCAGTTCCTTCACCCCCACCCCCAGTAAAATCCCCACCTCCACCGGTGCCCTCACCACCACCACCAGATCCTTCACCCTCACCACCAGTAAAATCCCTACCTCCACCGGTGCCCTCACCACCCCCACCTGTGCCATCTCCACCCCCACCCGTCCGCTCCCCACCCCAACCTGTGCCCTCTCCACCCCTACCCGTCCACTCCCCACCCCCACCTGTCCACTCTCCACCCCACA TGCcctctccacccccacctatcctCTCTCCACCCCACACCCAGGCGCCACCA CCACCCGTCCTTTCTCCACCCCCACCAAGGCGCTCAC CCCCACCCATCCACTCCCCACCCCCACCAGTACATTCACCACCACCACCCGTCTACTCACCACCTCCACCCGTCAAGTCTCCACCACCACCAGTAAAATCTTTACCTCCACCAACTCTATCTCCTCCTCCTGTTTTATCTAAACCACCACCTACAAAAGATATTGTCCTCCCACCAAACTTAGGATTCCAATACCAATCGCCACCTCCACCAATGTTTCCAGGCTATTAA